The stretch of DNA TGCAATAGCGGACACACCCAGTCCCACGACCGCCGAGACGGCCCCATCAGACCTCGTGCCGCGCGCCCGGCCCGGCCGCTGGCGCGGCCTCTCGCCATCCGACCGACACGGGGGCGGCGCCCGCTCTGCGGACGCCGCCCCTCCGTGCCCTCAGCGAGAAAGCCCCGGCGAGGAGGGCGCTCCGAGCGAGACCCCGGGACAGCCCCGACCCCGGCGCTCCGCCCGACCGCCGAGCCGGCCGCCAGCTCCCCCGCCCCGCTCGCCTCGCCGTCGAGGTGGACCCGACCGGAAGGACGGGCGCGGCGCGGCGGCGCGCGCCTCCCTCAGCCGGATGCTCCTCGTCCAGACCGACGAAACAGCCCGTTTCGCGCGTCCCCATAACGGATGTTATGGGGACACCCCTACGAAATCCGCCCCCGTGAGCACGCCGACGCTGCCTGGTAAGGGACGCGCTCGGATCGGCCGAAATCGGCCCGGATCCACGATGCGGACCTCGCAACGCTCCCCGCCGCCGCCGCCCGAGCCGCTCCCACCCCGCCGTGTCCGTCGACGCCGACTTGCCCAGAGAGGTCGCCTCTCGTTCCTTGTCATTCCGGCACACTCGTTTGACGAGGCCCGACCCGCCGTGACCCCCTCCGCCCCCCCGACCCGACCCGGCAACCGGCCCGCCCCGGCCGACGGGGGGAGCCCGGTCCGCCCGCCTGGCCGGACCCCGACGACCGGCCCGGCGGAGGGGGCGTCCCCGTTCGACCGGGCCGTCGCCCTGTTCCTCTCGCGGACCCGCCACACCCGCTCTGGCTCGGCCCACACCGAGCGGGCCTACCGGACCGACCTCCGGCACTTCGCCGCCTTCCTCGCCGAGCGGGGGCACGCCGAGCGGCACCCCCCTGAGACGGACGCGCCCGAGGACGCCCCGCTCCCCTTCGACGCCGTCACGCGCCGCGACGCCGAGGTCTACCTCGCCGGGCTCGCGGCCGAGCACGCCGCCCGGACCGTCCGCCGCCGCGTCTCGTGCGTCCGCTCGTTCTACCGCTTCCTCCGCGGCCTCGAGCTCGTCGCCCACAACCCGTTCGACGCCCTCGACCTCCCCGACGTCGACCGCAAGAGCGAGACCCACAAGGTGCTCTCCGACGACGAGCTGGCCCGGGCCGCCCGCCTCCTCGCCGCCGACGTCGCCGCCGCCGACCGCCGGCTCGCCACCTCCGAGCCCGGCCCCGACCGCGCTCGCGCCTTCGCCGCCCTCTTCACGGCCACCCGCCGCCGCGTCGCCTTCACGCTCATGGCGTTCGCCGGGCTCCGACGGGCCGAGGTCGTCGGGCTCACGCGCGAGGCCATCGTCGAGCGGCCCGACGGGTTCGCCCTCGCGTTCCGGGGCAAGGGCGGCAAGGTCCGCGCGGTCCCGCTCGTCGGGTTCGCCTACCGGCCCATGTTCGACTGGCTCGCCGTCCGCCGCCGCGTCCCGACCACGGCCCCGACCGTCCTCGTCACGCTCAACGGCCGGCCCGTCGCCCCGAAGCAGCTCAAGCGCGACTGCCGCGCGCTCGGGCTCCGCGTCGAGGCCCGCCACCCGCTCACGCCCCACGTCCTCCGCCGGACGTTCGCGACGCGCGCGCTCCAGGCCTCCGGCGACATCCGGTCCGTCCAGGTCCTCCTCGGCCACTCGTCGATCGCCACCACCGAGGTCTACACCCACGTCGACCTCGACGGCCTCCGCACCCTCGTCGAGGCCACCGCCCTCCCCGACGCCGACCCGGCCCCGTGACTCGCACGCCCCACCTCGACCGCCTCCTCCCCGACGCGCCCGAGCGCGTCGTCTTCGACCTCTCGCCCGAGCGGGAGGCGGCGCAGTGCCGCCTCGCCGCCCTCCTCATCGGCCTGGGCCGTGCCCTCGACGTGACCCGCCACCGCTACGCCTTCTCCGTCGGGCTGGCGACTCCCGCCAGTGCCCCGCCGGGCACGACGGCCTACGCCCACTACTTCCGGGCACCGGACGGCGCGCTCGTCCCCGTGACCACCCGCCACACGCCGGGCCTCGACGACCTCGGCGGCCTCGTCCGCCTCGACCCATGACGGCCCGCACCCTCCCCCTGGCGGTCGTCCTGGCCGCGCTCGCCTCCGGCGCCATCGGCGCCTGCACGCCGCCGACCGGCGGCCTCACGGACTACGCCGTCGTCGAGGGCTTCCGGGTCTCGCCCACCTTCAACGCCTTCTCCCGACCGTGCGAGATCCGCTACACGCTCCAGGAGCCGGCGACCGTCGAGATCCGCGTCGTCCGCGTCGGACTCGACGGCGAGCGCGCCCTCGTCCACCAGGTCACGGTCCCCACGCGCGAGACGGCCGGGCCGCGCACGGCCGCCTGGCGCGGCACCGGGCCGAACGGCCTCTTCGCACCCCAGGGCGAGTACGTCGTCGAGCTGTACGCGACGCTCGACGGCACCGACCGCGCCGAGTCGTGGGAGCTGACCACCCTCATGTACCGGACGTGATGGCCCTGGGCACGAGCACGGAGTCGAGAGGCGAGGGCCGGTCCACCGGACGCCCCCCGCTCACCGTCGAGCGGACGCCGACCGGGTACGTCCTCCGCGACCCGCTCCTCGTCCGCCTCGCCGGCATCGAGGCCGTCCCCCTCCCCTTCACCGCCCGCGCCCGACCCGCCGTCGTCCTCGCCCACCTCCGAGCCCTCAGCCCCCACCGCGAGGTCCGCTTCGAACACCCGCCCCACCCCCCGTGCGCCTAGGAACCCACGTCGCGGGCGGCCTCCTCGGCTACACCGTCGCCGCCACCTTCTTCCAGCTCCCGTGGACCGCCACGGGCGTCGTCGTGGCCGCCGCCGCCTCGGCCGCCCCCGACGTCGACACGCTCGGGAGCACGGTCGGCCGCGTGTTCGCGCCCGTCGCGAAGCGGATCGAGCGCCGGTTCGGGCACCGCACGATCACGCACTGCTACGCGGCCCAGGCCGCCGTCGCCGTCCTCGGACTCCCGTTCGTCGCCCTCGGGCTACCCCACCTCTACGCGGCCCTCGTCGTCGGCTACGCCTCGCACCCGTTCCTCGACACGCTCACCGTCCAGGGCGTCCGCGTGTTCTGGCCGTGGTCCGACCGCCGCGGCGTCTTCCCCTACTACAACCGCCAGCCAACGGCCTACCGCACCCGCACCGGCTCCCGTGCCGACACCGCCTTCGGCGTCGCCTTCGCGTGCCTCACGGTCCCCTTCGCCGTCGTCCAGCACGACGGGTACCCCCGCCTCGTCCGCACGCTCCAGGCCGACGCCGGGGCCGCCGTCCGCGACTTCCTCGACTGGTCCGCCGACGGGTACCTCGTCTCCGTCACCGTCGAGGCCGACGACCCCCAGCACCTCCGCACGCTCTCGGGCACCTTCGAGGCCATCGGCACGACGGGCGCCAACACGCTCCTCGTCCGGGACACGACCGGCCGCGTGTTCTCGCTCGGCCCGGCCTACACCGCCGACTTCCAGCCCACCCGCGCCGTCGCCCACCGGGGCCGGGCCGTCACGGTCTCCCGCCGCCGCGTCGACCTCGCGGGCCGCGCCCTCGCCGACCTCGACGGCGTCGTCCCGCGCACCGCCGCCGCTGGCGGCGACGACGGGGCGAGGGCGCGCCACCTCCTCGACGGACAGGTCACGCTCACCGAGGACGCCGACCTCACGCCCGACGAGTTCGCCTTCGACACGGTCACGGGCACCGGCCGACGCCTCTCGCTCCAGTTCGCGACGCTCGACGACCTCGAGCGCCACGACCTCGCGGGCCTCGTCGTCGAGGCCGGCGTCGTCACCGTCCGCGTCTTCCTCCCCCCCGGCACGCCCGAGGGCTACGCACCCGACGACCTCTCGCGCTCGACCGTCCGCCGCGTCACGTTCGCCCACAAGCCGAGCGACCCGCCCCGGCTCCTCGTGGCCGAGGGCGACGCCGTGGCCGTCGGCGACACGGTCGCCGTCCTCTCGTCGGAGGCCCTCCTCACCGCCCGGCTCGACGTCGAGGACGCCGCCGCGTCGCTCGCCCGCTTGGGCGCGGAGCGTCCTCCGGCCGCCACCGACCCGCTCTCGCTCCGCGCCCGCTTGGCCGGCGCCGAGGCCCGCGCCGCCCGCACCGAGGACCGCCACGCCGAGGGCTTCGAGCCGCTGGCGGCCGTCGAGGGCGCCCGGTCCGAGGCCGACGACCTCCGCGCCCAGCTCGCCCAGGCCGAGGCCCGCCTCGGCGAGTGGCGGACCGACCACGCCCGTCGCACGGCCGACGCCCAGGCCCGGCTCCGCCGCGCCCAGACCCGCCTCGACGCCCGCCAGCGCGAGGCCACCGTCCTCTCGTCCGGGGCCGGCGTCGTCCGCCGCATCGAGCGCCGCGACTACGGCCCGGACAGGACGGAAGTCCGCGTCGTCCTCGTCGCGCCCCGGACCGCAGACAGTCCGGCTCCCGACCGCCCCCCGGCCCACGCCAGGCCGACCCT from Rubrivirga marina encodes:
- a CDS encoding tyrosine-type recombinase/integrase, with the protein product MTPSAPPTRPGNRPAPADGGSPVRPPGRTPTTGPAEGASPFDRAVALFLSRTRHTRSGSAHTERAYRTDLRHFAAFLAERGHAERHPPETDAPEDAPLPFDAVTRRDAEVYLAGLAAEHAARTVRRRVSCVRSFYRFLRGLELVAHNPFDALDLPDVDRKSETHKVLSDDELARAARLLAADVAAADRRLATSEPGPDRARAFAALFTATRRRVAFTLMAFAGLRRAEVVGLTREAIVERPDGFALAFRGKGGKVRAVPLVGFAYRPMFDWLAVRRRVPTTAPTVLVTLNGRPVAPKQLKRDCRALGLRVEARHPLTPHVLRRTFATRALQASGDIRSVQVLLGHSSIATTEVYTHVDLDGLRTLVEATALPDADPAP
- a CDS encoding metal-dependent hydrolase, producing the protein MRLGTHVAGGLLGYTVAATFFQLPWTATGVVVAAAASAAPDVDTLGSTVGRVFAPVAKRIERRFGHRTITHCYAAQAAVAVLGLPFVALGLPHLYAALVVGYASHPFLDTLTVQGVRVFWPWSDRRGVFPYYNRQPTAYRTRTGSRADTAFGVAFACLTVPFAVVQHDGYPRLVRTLQADAGAAVRDFLDWSADGYLVSVTVEADDPQHLRTLSGTFEAIGTTGANTLLVRDTTGRVFSLGPAYTADFQPTRAVAHRGRAVTVSRRRVDLAGRALADLDGVVPRTAAAGGDDGARARHLLDGQVTLTEDADLTPDEFAFDTVTGTGRRLSLQFATLDDLERHDLAGLVVEAGVVTVRVFLPPGTPEGYAPDDLSRSTVRRVTFAHKPSDPPRLLVAEGDAVAVGDTVAVLSSEALLTARLDVEDAAASLARLGAERPPAATDPLSLRARLAGAEARAARTEDRHAEGFEPLAAVEGARSEADDLRAQLAQAEARLGEWRTDHARRTADAQARLRRAQTRLDARQREATVLSSGAGVVRRIERRDYGPDRTEVRVVLVAPRTADSPAPDRPPAHARPTLGPPAVRSTPTDTASQPRQGRHP